One genomic region from Nostoc sphaeroides encodes:
- a CDS encoding DUF4351 domain-containing protein has product MVYKFEQLSRAEVEIMLGITLQQTRVYREIKEEGRQEGEQEATVKLIVRQLTKRLEQELSEEMQATISHLPLTVLENLSIALLDFTSLADLQAWLDAQ; this is encoded by the coding sequence ATGGTGTACAAATTTGAGCAATTAAGCCGAGCCGAGGTTGAAATCATGTTAGGGATAACTTTACAGCAAACGAGAGTTTATCGAGAAATTAAGGAAGAAGGACGACAAGAAGGAGAACAGGAAGCAACTGTTAAATTAATTGTTCGACAATTAACTAAGCGTCTTGAGCAAGAACTGTCTGAAGAAATGCAAGCAACGATTTCTCATTTACCCTTAACAGTGCTTGAGAATCTAAGTATTGCTCTGTTGGATTTTACCAGCTTGGCGGATTTACAAGCTTGGTTAGATGCACAATAA
- a CDS encoding nucleotidyl transferase AbiEii/AbiGii toxin family protein has translation MQRDAESALNFMLNPQKLPFLESIGWQLKNVYEMSEKEIVQLYQRNWHHQTTFNNLKQEEKDFVHYLAKKYNSWILPDFEMFHLDHHNNILKILNAFNPEVFKKASAYFGGGTLLALEYDEYRLSKDIDFLFPYGTENYRYLRNLICDEGIVALFQSTTDIELGDSTINQYGIRFLVVVNETIIKVEIVANGIFTLDSPVYPEWTKIPCLSISDRFTSKLMANADRWNDSSTQSRDLIDLAILRVNNEIPAHAIAKAEESYEVKKPLIKAITNFTEKEKYREKCFHEFNIPEEKFPIIMDGINWLLVDFESMN, from the coding sequence ATGCAAAGAGACGCAGAGTCAGCGCTTAATTTTATGCTCAATCCACAAAAGCTACCATTTCTAGAGTCTATTGGTTGGCAGCTAAAAAATGTATATGAAATGAGTGAGAAAGAAATTGTTCAATTGTATCAACGGAATTGGCATCATCAAACTACTTTCAATAATTTAAAACAAGAAGAAAAGGATTTTGTTCATTATTTAGCAAAAAAATATAACTCCTGGATATTACCGGATTTTGAAATGTTTCATCTCGATCATCATAATAATATACTTAAAATCCTTAATGCTTTCAATCCAGAAGTTTTCAAAAAAGCTTCTGCATACTTTGGCGGTGGTACACTCTTAGCTTTAGAATATGATGAATACAGGCTTAGTAAAGATATTGATTTTCTCTTCCCTTATGGAACTGAAAATTACAGATATTTAAGAAATTTGATTTGCGATGAAGGAATTGTAGCATTATTTCAAAGTACAACAGATATCGAATTAGGGGACAGTACAATAAATCAATATGGTATTCGTTTCCTTGTTGTAGTCAATGAAACAATTATTAAAGTAGAAATTGTAGCCAATGGTATTTTTACTTTGGACTCTCCTGTTTATCCAGAATGGACAAAAATACCTTGTCTGAGTATAAGCGATAGATTTACATCAAAACTAATGGCTAATGCTGACCGATGGAACGATTCAAGTACACAATCTAGAGATTTGATTGACTTAGCAATATTGCGTGTAAATAACGAAATACCCGCACATGCGATCGCTAAAGCTGAAGAAAGCTACGAAGTAAAAAAGCCATTAATTAAAGCCATCACTAATTTCACTGAAAAAGAAAAGTATAGAGAGAAATGTTTTCATGAGTTCAACATACCTGAAGAAAAATTTCCCATAATAATGGATGGAATAAATTGGCTTCTTGTTGACTTTGAATCTATGAATTAA
- a CDS encoding AbrB/MazE/SpoVT family DNA-binding domain-containing protein, whose product MEITKLSPQGEVIIPESLREAHQWEVGQEFIIIDMGDGILLKPKKPFPETKLDDVAGCLKYQGKPKILEDMDNAIRQVVEES is encoded by the coding sequence ATGGAAATTACAAAATTGTCTCCTCAAGGAGAAGTAATTATTCCCGAATCTTTGCGGGAAGCTCATCAATGGGAAGTAGGTCAAGAATTTATTATTATTGATATGGGTGATGGAATTCTTTTAAAGCCTAAGAAACCTTTTCCAGAAACTAAATTAGATGATGTAGCAGGTTGTTTAAAATATCAAGGAAAACCTAAAATTCTTGAGGATATGGATAATGCAATTCGCCAAGTTGTAGAGGAATCGTAG
- a CDS encoding amino acid ABC transporter ATP-binding protein: MTTKQAPIIIAEDVHKWYGKFHALQGVSLTVNRGEVVVLMGPSGSGKSTFIRTFNALEEYQKGKIEIDGITLSHDLRNIETIRKEVGMVFQQFNLFPHLTVLQNISLAPIWVRRSPKAKAEELAMQLLERVGILEQAQKYPGQLSGGQQQRVAIARALAMQPKIMLFDEPTSALDPEMVREVLDVMRNLARDGMTMVVVTHEVGFAREVADRVILMDSGSLVESATPDTFFSNPKEERTRKFLSQIL, translated from the coding sequence GTGACAACAAAACAAGCGCCAATAATTATTGCTGAAGATGTTCATAAGTGGTATGGAAAATTCCACGCTCTTCAGGGTGTGAGCTTGACAGTCAATCGTGGAGAAGTAGTAGTGTTGATGGGGCCATCTGGTTCAGGTAAATCTACCTTTATCCGCACATTTAACGCTCTAGAAGAATACCAAAAGGGAAAAATTGAAATCGACGGCATTACCCTCAGCCATGACTTGCGAAATATTGAAACGATTCGTAAAGAAGTGGGAATGGTATTTCAGCAATTTAATTTATTTCCTCATCTCACAGTCCTGCAAAATATTTCTTTAGCACCAATTTGGGTACGGCGATCGCCAAAGGCAAAAGCCGAAGAATTGGCAATGCAACTATTAGAAAGAGTAGGAATTTTAGAACAGGCGCAAAAATATCCAGGACAGTTATCTGGTGGACAACAGCAACGAGTAGCGATCGCTCGTGCTTTAGCCATGCAACCCAAAATCATGCTGTTTGACGAACCCACCTCAGCCTTAGATCCAGAAATGGTACGAGAAGTTTTGGATGTAATGCGAAATCTCGCCCGTGATGGAATGACAATGGTAGTCGTCACCCACGAAGTTGGATTCGCTCGTGAAGTCGCAGACCGAGTTATTCTCATGGATAGCGGTTCCCTCGTCGAGTCAGCCACCCCAGACACCTTTTTCAGCAACCCCAAAGAAGAAAGAACACGCAAATTTTTGTCACAAATTCTCTAA
- a CDS encoding XisI protein has translation MAKLDEYRQYIKDLLQQHASIVWDNRIQAQIIYDTEHDHYQLVYVGWREQDRIYGPVLHLDIIDEKIWIQQDGTEVGIANELVELGVPKEDIVLGFQLPSVRKYTDFAVT, from the coding sequence ATGGCAAAGCTAGACGAATATCGACAATATATTAAGGACTTGCTTCAACAACACGCGAGTATTGTTTGGGATAATCGCATTCAAGCACAGATAATTTATGATACAGAACACGATCATTATCAATTGGTTTATGTAGGTTGGCGCGAGCAAGACCGCATATATGGGCCTGTTCTGCATCTAGATATTATTGACGAGAAAATCTGGATTCAGCAAGATGGAACAGAGGTAGGAATTGCTAATGAATTAGTTGAATTAGGTGTCCCAAAAGAAGATATTGTTTTAGGTTTTCAGTTACCTTCTGTGCGTAAATATACAGATTTTGCTGTTACTTAA
- the clpB gene encoding ATP-dependent chaperone ClpB produces MQPTNPNQFTEKAWEAIAHTPDIVKQYQQQQIESEHLMKALLEQDGLATGILTKAGVNLQKLRDRTEQFFQRQPKVSGNSTSVYLGRSLDTLLDRADGYRKEFQDEYISIEHLLLAYAKDDRFGKALFQEFGLDEGKLKNIIKQIRGSQKVTDQNPEGKYEALEKYGRDLTEAARKGQLDPVIGRDDEIRRTVQILSRRTKNNPVLIGEPGVGKTAIAEGLAQRIIAGDVPQSLKDRKLIALDMGALIAGAKFRGEFEERLKAVLKEVTESGGNIVLFIDEIHTVVGAGATQGAMDAGNLLKPMLARGELRCIGATTLDEYRKYIEKDAALERRFQQVYVDQPSVEDSISILRGLRERYENHHGVKISDSALVAAAILSSRYISDRFLPDKAIDLVDEAAARLKMEITSKPEELDEIDRKILQLEMEKLSLKKESDAASRERLERLEKEIADLKEEQKTLNTQWQSEKDIIDKIQSVKKEIERVNLEIQQAERDYDLNRAAELKYGNLTSLHRQLEAVEAELANAQRSGKSLLREEVTEADIAEIISKWTGIPISKLVESEKEKLLHLEDELHRRVVGQEEAVTAVADAIQRSRAGLADPNRPIASFIFLGPTGVGKTELAKALAAYMFDSEDALVRIDMSEYMEKHAVSRLIGAPPGYVGYEEGGQLTEAIRRRPYSVILFDEIEKAHPDVFNIFLQILDDGRVTDAQGHKVDFKNAIIIMTSNIGSQYILDVAGDNAHYDEMRRRVMETMRNSFRPEFLNRIDEIIIFHGLDKKELRHIVLLQVERLRQRLSDRKISLKLSDTALDFLAEVGYDPVYGARPLKRAIQRELETQIAKAILRGEFADGDTIFVDVQNERLSFSRLPVEVFTS; encoded by the coding sequence ATGCAACCTACTAATCCTAACCAATTTACAGAAAAAGCCTGGGAAGCGATCGCCCATACCCCGGATATTGTTAAACAATATCAACAACAGCAAATTGAAAGCGAACACCTGATGAAAGCGCTGCTAGAACAAGATGGTCTAGCAACTGGGATTCTCACTAAGGCGGGTGTTAACCTCCAAAAACTGCGCGATCGCACTGAACAATTTTTTCAACGTCAGCCGAAAGTATCAGGTAATAGTACCTCAGTATACTTAGGACGCAGCTTAGATACACTTCTAGATCGAGCAGACGGATATCGCAAAGAGTTTCAAGACGAATATATTTCAATTGAACACTTATTGTTGGCTTACGCTAAAGATGACCGCTTTGGCAAAGCTTTATTCCAAGAGTTTGGTTTAGACGAAGGCAAACTCAAAAATATTATTAAACAAATTCGAGGGAGTCAAAAAGTGACCGATCAAAATCCAGAAGGCAAATACGAAGCACTGGAAAAATACGGGCGTGACCTCACAGAAGCTGCGCGTAAAGGTCAACTCGATCCAGTGATTGGGCGAGATGATGAGATTCGTCGGACTGTGCAAATTCTCTCTCGCCGTACTAAGAATAACCCTGTGCTAATTGGTGAACCAGGTGTTGGTAAAACTGCGATCGCTGAAGGATTAGCACAGCGTATTATTGCAGGTGATGTACCTCAATCTCTCAAAGACCGCAAGCTAATCGCTTTAGATATGGGTGCTTTGATTGCAGGGGCAAAATTCCGGGGTGAATTTGAAGAACGCCTGAAAGCAGTATTAAAAGAAGTTACTGAATCTGGCGGCAATATTGTTTTATTTATTGATGAAATTCACACCGTTGTCGGCGCTGGTGCAACCCAAGGCGCGATGGATGCGGGTAACTTATTAAAACCAATGTTGGCGCGGGGCGAACTGCGCTGTATTGGCGCGACAACTTTGGATGAATACCGCAAATATATCGAAAAAGATGCGGCACTAGAAAGACGTTTCCAGCAAGTTTATGTCGATCAGCCTAGTGTAGAAGACAGCATTTCGATTTTGCGCGGGTTGAGAGAACGTTATGAAAACCACCACGGGGTGAAGATTTCGGATAGTGCTTTAGTTGCAGCCGCGATCTTGTCGAGTCGATATATTAGCGATCGCTTCTTACCAGATAAAGCCATTGACTTGGTAGACGAAGCCGCAGCTAGATTAAAAATGGAGATCACCTCCAAACCAGAAGAACTTGACGAAATTGATCGTAAGATTCTGCAATTGGAAATGGAGAAGCTATCGCTGAAAAAAGAAAGCGATGCAGCTTCTCGTGAACGTCTAGAAAGATTGGAAAAGGAAATTGCTGATCTCAAAGAAGAACAAAAAACGCTGAATACTCAATGGCAGTCTGAAAAAGATATCATTGACAAAATTCAGTCGGTGAAAAAAGAGATTGAACGGGTCAACTTAGAGATTCAGCAAGCAGAACGCGACTACGACCTTAACCGGGCTGCGGAGTTGAAATACGGCAATTTAACCAGTTTGCACCGTCAATTGGAAGCAGTAGAAGCTGAATTGGCAAACGCTCAAAGAAGTGGTAAATCACTGTTACGAGAAGAAGTCACAGAAGCTGATATTGCCGAAATTATTTCTAAATGGACAGGAATTCCTATTAGTAAATTAGTGGAATCTGAGAAAGAAAAACTGCTGCATTTAGAAGATGAATTGCACCGTCGTGTGGTTGGACAAGAAGAAGCTGTCACAGCTGTAGCGGATGCAATTCAGCGATCGCGGGCTGGATTGGCTGATCCCAATCGTCCTATTGCTAGCTTTATCTTCCTTGGGCCTACGGGTGTGGGTAAAACCGAGTTGGCGAAAGCGCTGGCGGCGTATATGTTCGATAGCGAAGATGCGCTAGTACGAATTGATATGTCGGAGTATATGGAGAAACACGCCGTTTCTCGTTTAATCGGTGCGCCTCCCGGATACGTGGGTTACGAAGAAGGCGGACAACTTACAGAAGCGATTCGTCGCCGTCCTTACTCAGTGATTCTCTTCGACGAAATCGAGAAAGCACACCCCGATGTATTTAATATCTTCTTGCAAATTCTCGATGATGGTCGCGTCACTGATGCCCAAGGTCATAAGGTGGACTTCAAGAACGCTATTATCATCATGACCAGCAACATCGGTTCGCAGTACATTCTTGATGTCGCCGGAGATAACGCCCACTACGACGAAATGCGCCGTCGAGTCATGGAGACAATGCGAAATAGCTTCCGTCCAGAGTTCCTCAACCGCATTGATGAAATCATCATCTTCCACGGTTTAGATAAGAAGGAATTGCGGCATATCGTGCTATTGCAAGTTGAGAGATTGCGCCAAAGATTGAGCGATCGCAAAATATCCCTCAAGCTCTCGGATACTGCACTTGACTTTTTAGCCGAAGTAGGGTATGACCCAGTATATGGGGCGCGTCCACTAAAGCGGGCGATTCAGCGAGAGTTAGAAACTCAAATTGCCAAAGCCATCTTGCGCGGTGAATTCGCCGACGGCGACACTATCTTTGTAGATGTGCAAAATGAGCGTCTTTCTTTTAGTCGCTTACCCGTTGAGGTGTTTACCAGCTAA
- a CDS encoding helix-turn-helix domain-containing protein has protein sequence MDQVKKERLEARDWKVGTVSEFLELTPEENALIGIKLALSRSLKARRQKVMTQVELAERIHSSQPRVAKAENGDASVSIELLIRAMLATGATLQEIGKVIAEAS, from the coding sequence ATGGATCAAGTTAAAAAGGAACGTTTAGAAGCAAGGGATTGGAAGGTTGGCACAGTTTCAGAATTTTTGGAACTAACGCCAGAAGAAAATGCTCTGATTGGAATCAAACTAGCACTCAGCCGGAGTTTAAAAGCACGACGACAAAAAGTAATGACCCAAGTTGAATTAGCCGAGAGAATTCATTCAAGTCAACCGCGTGTTGCTAAGGCAGAGAATGGTGATGCATCAGTTTCAATTGAACTGTTGATACGTGCGATGCTGGCAACAGGTGCAACCCTTCAAGAAATTGGCAAGGTTATTGCCGAAGCTAGCTGA
- a CDS encoding amino acid ABC transporter permease — translation MTNDKLTWLRKNLFSTWYNSLLTVVCLVLLFWVVRGILTWATTQAQWAVIQVNLRLFLVGRFPQTLYWRTWIVLAIASTLGAITAGVFFGKQQLTKPGIALFAFIIGILLVLLPLDFTSRLWLLLIAVLLYVGFWLGGKFTKVLTSWLSLLWLLSFPVILSLLGGGFGLQPVSTNLWNGLLLTLLMAAISIVLSFPIGVLLALGRTSNLPVVRWFSILYIEIVRGVPLIGILFLAQVMLPLFLSADVRLDRVLRAIAGLVLFSAAYMAENVRGGLQSIPRGQIEAAKALGLNTGLVILLIVLPQALRSVIPAIVGQFIGLFKDTSLLSLVGLVELTGIARSILAQPQFLGRYAEVYLFIGFIYWVFCYSMSLASRRLEKQLSQ, via the coding sequence ATGACAAATGACAAATTAACTTGGCTACGTAAAAACCTGTTCAGTACTTGGTACAACAGCTTGTTAACTGTTGTCTGTTTGGTGTTGTTATTTTGGGTAGTGCGAGGAATTCTAACTTGGGCAACTACTCAAGCACAATGGGCGGTAATTCAGGTTAATTTACGTTTATTTTTAGTTGGTAGATTTCCACAAACGCTATATTGGCGAACTTGGATTGTACTGGCGATCGCTTCAACTTTAGGCGCTATAACTGCGGGTGTATTCTTTGGTAAACAGCAGTTAACAAAGCCTGGAATTGCTTTGTTTGCTTTTATCATCGGCATTTTGTTAGTTCTTTTACCACTAGACTTTACATCCCGCCTTTGGTTATTGTTAATTGCAGTTTTACTATATGTAGGTTTTTGGCTTGGAGGAAAATTTACTAAGGTACTAACTTCTTGGCTTTCCCTATTATGGTTACTGTCTTTCCCCGTCATTCTCTCGCTACTTGGCGGTGGATTTGGATTGCAGCCTGTATCTACAAATTTGTGGAATGGTTTGCTACTTACCCTACTAATGGCAGCAATCAGTATTGTGCTTTCCTTTCCCATTGGGGTTTTACTGGCTTTAGGGCGCACAAGCAATTTACCCGTAGTACGTTGGTTTTCTATCCTGTACATTGAAATCGTCAGGGGAGTACCACTAATTGGAATTTTGTTTTTAGCTCAGGTAATGCTTCCCTTATTTTTATCAGCAGATGTGCGTCTAGATCGGGTATTACGAGCAATTGCTGGATTGGTTTTATTTAGTGCTGCATACATGGCAGAAAACGTGCGCGGTGGACTCCAATCAATTCCTCGCGGGCAAATTGAAGCAGCGAAAGCGCTAGGATTAAATACAGGCTTGGTAATTTTGTTAATCGTCTTACCTCAAGCATTGCGTAGTGTGATTCCTGCGATCGTTGGTCAGTTTATCGGCTTATTTAAAGACACTTCTCTCTTATCATTGGTGGGATTAGTGGAACTCACAGGTATTGCGCGTTCAATATTGGCGCAACCACAGTTTCTCGGACGTTATGCAGAAGTTTATCTATTTATTGGATTTATTTATTGGGTATTTTGTTACTCAATGTCGTTAGCTTCTCGACGGTTAGAAAAACAGTTAAGTCAGTAG
- the bchL gene encoding ferredoxin:protochlorophyllide reductase (ATP-dependent) iron-sulfur ATP-binding protein → MKLAVYGKGGIGKSTTSCNISVALAKRGKKVLQIGCDPKHDSTFTLTGFLIPTIIDTLQEKDYHYEDVWPEDVIYKGYGGVDCVEAGGPPAGAGCGGYVVGETVKLLKELNAFDEYDVILFDVLGDVVCGGFAAPLNYADYCLIVTDNGFDALFAANRIAASVREKARTHPLRLAGLIGNRTSKRDLIEKYIEAVPMPVLEVLPLIEDIRVSRVKGKTLFEMAEQDPSLDYVCDYYLNIADQILARPEGVVPNDTPDRELFSLLSDFYLNPGKPQVPNSEEELDLMIV, encoded by the coding sequence GTGAAACTAGCAGTCTACGGAAAAGGTGGTATCGGTAAATCCACAACTAGCTGTAACATATCAGTCGCCCTAGCTAAACGTGGCAAGAAAGTGCTGCAAATTGGTTGCGACCCCAAACATGACAGTACCTTTACCCTGACTGGGTTTTTGATTCCGACAATTATCGACACCCTCCAAGAAAAGGACTATCACTACGAAGATGTCTGGCCGGAAGATGTAATTTATAAAGGCTACGGCGGTGTGGATTGCGTAGAAGCTGGTGGCCCCCCTGCGGGTGCTGGATGCGGTGGATACGTAGTCGGTGAAACCGTGAAATTACTTAAGGAACTCAACGCCTTTGATGAATACGATGTAATTCTCTTTGACGTTCTGGGTGACGTAGTTTGCGGTGGTTTTGCAGCACCGCTCAACTATGCAGATTACTGCCTAATCGTTACAGACAACGGCTTTGATGCTTTATTTGCTGCCAATCGGATCGCTGCTTCAGTCCGCGAAAAAGCAAGAACTCACCCACTGCGTTTAGCTGGGTTAATTGGCAACCGTACCTCCAAGCGCGACTTGATTGAAAAATATATAGAAGCAGTGCCAATGCCAGTTCTAGAAGTTTTACCTTTAATTGAAGATATCCGTGTTTCCCGCGTGAAAGGTAAAACTTTGTTTGAGATGGCAGAGCAAGATCCTTCCCTAGACTACGTTTGCGACTACTATCTCAACATCGCCGACCAAATTCTAGCGCGTCCAGAAGGTGTTGTGCCTAATGACACACCAGATCGTGAGTTGTTCTCTTTGTTATCCGATTTTTATCTAAATCCGGGTAAACCCCAGGTTCCTAATTCAGAAGAGGAACTAGACTTGATGATTGTATAA
- a CDS encoding TIGR02450 family Trp-rich protein has protein sequence MTKKQKFPYLVGSKWTAQQKVDGWRHFQVVNRKNQANWVYAEMVAACDPKVRFWINAKLLQDNSQWQAGWQTLHEIHGLETEVS, from the coding sequence ATGACTAAAAAACAAAAATTTCCTTACCTAGTTGGTTCTAAATGGACGGCACAGCAAAAAGTTGATGGCTGGCGGCACTTTCAAGTAGTCAATCGGAAAAATCAGGCTAACTGGGTTTACGCCGAAATGGTTGCTGCTTGCGATCCGAAAGTCCGTTTTTGGATAAATGCCAAATTATTACAAGATAACTCCCAGTGGCAAGCTGGCTGGCAAACATTACACGAAATCCACGGACTTGAAACTGAGGTGTCCTAA
- a CDS encoding ferredoxin:protochlorophyllide reductase (ATP-dependent) subunit N encodes MTVAQQPEALSFECETGNYHTFCPISCVAWLYQKIEDSFFLVIGTKTCGYFLQNAMGVMIFAEPRYAMAELEEGDISAQLNDYEELKRLCLQIKRDRNPSVIVWIGTCTTEIIKTDLEGLAPKLESEIGIPIVVARANGLDYAFTQGEDTVLAAMANRCPDKAPVAETEKSERNAIAKLLNFGKKKEDVAQDESEYVDHPPLVLFGSLPDPVVTQLTLELKKQGIKVSGWLPAKRFTELPVLEEGYYVAGVNPFLSRTATTLMRRRKCKLIGAPFPIGPDGTRAWIEKICSVFGITPKGLDEREAQIWAGLEDYVKLIRGKSVFFMGDNLLEVSQARFLIRCGMTVHEIGIPYMDKRYQAAELALLEKTCQEMNSPLPRIVEKPDNYNQLQRIYELKPDLVITGMAHANPLEARGINTKWSVEFTFAQIHGFTNARDMLELVTRPLRRNNNLKDLGWDKLVREEAKI; translated from the coding sequence ATGACTGTCGCTCAACAACCAGAAGCTTTAAGCTTTGAATGTGAAACTGGAAATTACCATACCTTTTGCCCAATTAGCTGCGTGGCGTGGTTATACCAAAAAATTGAAGATAGCTTCTTTTTGGTGATTGGGACAAAAACTTGTGGCTACTTCCTGCAAAATGCGATGGGGGTGATGATTTTTGCTGAACCCCGCTATGCAATGGCAGAGTTGGAAGAGGGCGATATTTCAGCACAACTGAATGATTATGAAGAGTTAAAGCGGTTGTGCTTGCAAATTAAACGCGATCGCAATCCTAGTGTAATTGTCTGGATTGGCACTTGCACTACCGAAATTATCAAAACAGATTTGGAAGGTTTAGCACCAAAACTAGAATCTGAAATCGGGATTCCCATCGTTGTAGCGCGGGCAAATGGTCTAGATTACGCCTTCACCCAAGGGGAAGACACGGTATTAGCCGCAATGGCTAACCGTTGTCCTGATAAGGCTCCGGTGGCGGAAACAGAGAAAAGTGAACGTAATGCGATCGCTAAATTGCTCAACTTCGGTAAAAAGAAAGAAGATGTCGCCCAAGATGAATCTGAATACGTGGATCATCCACCCTTAGTTCTCTTTGGCTCCCTTCCCGACCCCGTAGTTACTCAGTTAACCTTGGAACTGAAGAAACAAGGCATCAAAGTTTCCGGCTGGCTACCCGCGAAGCGCTTCACAGAATTGCCAGTATTGGAAGAAGGGTATTATGTCGCTGGTGTCAACCCCTTCCTCAGCCGCACAGCTACCACCTTAATGCGCCGCCGCAAGTGTAAACTCATTGGCGCACCCTTCCCCATTGGCCCCGATGGTACTCGCGCTTGGATTGAGAAAATCTGCTCGGTGTTTGGTATAACTCCCAAGGGTTTGGATGAACGGGAAGCGCAAATTTGGGCAGGCTTGGAAGATTATGTGAAACTGATTCGCGGTAAGTCTGTATTTTTCATGGGTGATAACTTGCTGGAAGTTTCCCAAGCAAGATTCTTAATCCGTTGCGGGATGACTGTTCACGAAATCGGCATTCCCTACATGGATAAGCGCTATCAAGCTGCTGAGTTGGCATTGTTGGAGAAAACTTGCCAAGAAATGAATTCACCCCTGCCAAGGATTGTAGAGAAGCCGGATAATTACAATCAACTTCAACGGATTTATGAGTTGAAACCAGATTTGGTAATTACTGGTATGGCTCACGCTAATCCATTGGAAGCACGCGGTATTAATACTAAGTGGTCGGTGGAGTTCACTTTTGCTCAAATTCACGGCTTTACGAATGCGCGTGACATGTTAGAGTTGGTAACTCGTCCGTTGCGTCGGAATAATAATTTGAAAGATTTGGGTTGGGATAAGTTGGTGAGAGAAGAAGCGAAGATTTAG
- a CDS encoding DUF5331 domain-containing protein, translated as MAFFHSFTDSLKQKWLQFFQNNRDWITLHMQVESVYTPDGGKRPPSYLILGVVNALEPKLAQLMLPFAKLNPDADTLIEVLDLHFDPDFALGNRFVNPEVERFVEEAVAVIDEKPEYETLTHSHTKSFAAVAVVQEVTIGDSEEQSLELSDLEETEGAFGDISLTNGNDSQEDAFGDISLTNGNDSKDESLETSSLEADEFGDMGFGTTDAMEIKLDEDEALEDSSLDENAFKDVLSDVWSDETALQKAEESNDFLGEELPAGVFDESEIARLFPNA; from the coding sequence ATGGCATTCTTTCACAGCTTTACAGACTCATTAAAGCAAAAGTGGTTGCAATTTTTCCAGAACAATCGGGACTGGATCACGCTGCACATGCAAGTGGAATCGGTGTACACACCTGATGGCGGGAAGCGACCACCTTCTTACCTCATCCTGGGAGTAGTTAACGCCCTAGAGCCAAAACTAGCGCAGTTAATGTTGCCCTTCGCCAAACTCAATCCTGATGCTGATACCCTGATTGAAGTGCTGGATTTGCATTTTGACCCAGATTTTGCTCTTGGTAATCGCTTCGTCAACCCAGAAGTAGAGAGATTTGTAGAAGAAGCAGTAGCTGTCATTGACGAAAAGCCTGAATATGAAACATTGACACATTCTCATACAAAGAGCTTTGCGGCGGTGGCGGTAGTTCAAGAAGTCACAATTGGGGATTCTGAGGAGCAAAGCCTAGAACTCAGTGATTTAGAGGAAACGGAAGGTGCCTTTGGTGATATTTCCTTAACCAATGGAAACGACTCACAAGAAGATGCCTTTGGCGATATTTCCTTAACCAATGGAAACGACTCAAAAGATGAGTCTCTCGAAACCTCTAGTTTAGAAGCAGATGAGTTTGGGGACATGGGCTTCGGTACAACAGATGCAATGGAAATCAAGCTCGATGAAGACGAGGCGCTTGAAGATAGTTCACTAGATGAGAATGCGTTTAAAGACGTGTTGTCAGATGTCTGGAGTGATGAAACAGCTTTGCAAAAAGCTGAAGAAAGTAACGATTTTTTAGGGGAAGAACTGCCAGCAGGCGTTTTTGATGAATCAGAAATTGCCCGTCTCTTCCCCAACGCTTAA
- a CDS encoding XisH family protein: protein MSAKDAFHTVVKTALEKEGWLITHDPYALQAGTLELYVDLGAEKVIAAEKQGQKIAVEIKSFLSPSKITELYAALGQFIIYRIALQKQEANRTLYLALPSTVYN from the coding sequence GTGTCTGCTAAAGATGCTTTTCATACAGTTGTCAAAACAGCACTTGAGAAAGAAGGGTGGTTAATCACTCATGATCCTTATGCTCTCCAGGCGGGAACCCTTGAGCTATATGTTGATTTAGGAGCAGAAAAAGTTATTGCAGCCGAAAAACAAGGACAAAAAATAGCTGTTGAAATTAAAAGTTTTCTAAGTCCATCAAAAATAACAGAACTTTATGCTGCATTAGGGCAATTTATCATTTACCGAATTGCTTTACAAAAACAAGAAGCCAATCGCACTTTATATTTAGCCCTTCCTAGTACTGTTTACAATTAG